The following proteins come from a genomic window of Sinorhizobium fredii NGR234:
- a CDS encoding IS1380-like element ISRsp7 family transposase translates to MQTHCIAEQLEFEGFDGHKVVAGFDGGAITSDAGALLLRHVDGVIGLFDRVAACFVDDRDPTCTVHSVRTLVGQRVAAIALGYEDVDDHDRLRHDPVLALLSERLTPKRQDCAVLAGKSTLNRLEHGRLGQPTRYHKIAYDRQALEALFIELFLDAHDSPPEEIVLDLDATDDPLHGHQEGRFFHGYYNCYCYLPLYIFCGRHLLSAKLRRSNIDASAGSVAEIDRIIGQIRQSWPNVRIILRADSGFARDELMDWCETNKVDYVFGLARNPRLERQIAPAMEEASLLSQASAQATRVFRDFLWSTKDSWTRRRRVVGKAEWTLLGANPRFIVTSLKSERWAAQTLYEDLYCARGDMENRIKECQLDLYADRTSAHTMHANQLRLWFASLAYVLICALRRLGLAHTRLAEATCGTIRLKLLKIGAQVRVSVRRIKIAMASACPYADEFALAHARIRAAAR, encoded by the coding sequence ATGCAAACACACTGTATCGCCGAGCAGCTCGAATTTGAAGGCTTCGACGGTCACAAAGTGGTCGCTGGTTTCGACGGCGGAGCGATCACCTCGGATGCCGGCGCCCTGCTGCTTCGCCATGTCGATGGGGTCATCGGACTGTTCGACCGGGTGGCCGCTTGCTTCGTTGATGACCGCGATCCGACGTGCACGGTCCACAGCGTGCGCACGCTGGTCGGGCAGCGCGTTGCGGCGATCGCGCTGGGCTACGAGGATGTCGATGACCACGACAGGCTGCGCCACGACCCGGTGCTCGCGCTTCTGTCGGAGCGGCTGACGCCGAAGCGGCAAGACTGTGCGGTGCTTGCCGGCAAATCCACCTTGAACCGGCTGGAGCACGGCCGTCTCGGCCAGCCGACGCGCTATCACAAGATCGCTTACGACAGGCAAGCGCTGGAAGCGCTGTTCATCGAGCTGTTCCTGGACGCGCACGACAGCCCGCCTGAGGAAATCGTGCTCGATCTCGACGCCACCGATGATCCGCTGCACGGTCACCAGGAGGGTCGGTTCTTTCACGGCTATTACAACTGCTATTGCTATCTGCCGCTGTACATCTTCTGCGGCCGCCACCTGCTTTCGGCCAAGCTACGGCGTTCGAACATCGACGCCAGCGCAGGCTCGGTCGCCGAAATCGATCGTATCATCGGGCAGATCCGCCAAAGCTGGCCAAACGTGCGCATCATCCTGCGCGCCGATTCCGGCTTCGCCCGCGACGAACTGATGGACTGGTGCGAGACCAACAAGGTCGACTATGTCTTTGGCCTTGCTCGCAACCCGCGGCTGGAAAGGCAAATCGCGCCGGCCATGGAGGAAGCAAGCCTGTTATCCCAGGCAAGCGCCCAGGCGACCCGCGTCTTCCGCGACTTCCTGTGGTCGACCAAGGACAGCTGGACACGACGACGGCGGGTCGTTGGAAAAGCGGAATGGACGCTGCTGGGCGCCAATCCGCGCTTCATCGTCACCTCCCTTAAGTCAGAGCGCTGGGCGGCACAGACGCTTTACGAGGATCTCTACTGCGCCCGCGGTGACATGGAGAACCGCATCAAAGAATGCCAGCTCGATCTCTACGCCGACCGCACCAGCGCCCACACCATGCACGCCAATCAACTGCGCCTCTGGTTCGCCTCGTTGGCCTACGTGCTGATCTGCGCCCTGCGCCGCCTTGGCCTTGCCCATACGCGGCTCGCCGAGGCGACCTGCGGCACCATCCGGCTGAAGCTGTTAAAGATCGGCGCCCAGGTCCGCGTCTCGGTGCGTCGCATCAAAATCGCGATGGCATCCGCCTGTCCCTATGCCGACGAATTTGCACTGGC